From a single Nissabacter sp. SGAir0207 genomic region:
- a CDS encoding DUF72 domain-containing protein translates to MYIGLPQWQHTAWHRIGLHTLADYSRYFNCVEGNTTFYALPNAETVLRWRDMTRDDFRFCFKFPATISHQAALRDCDALVEEFFHCLAPLTGRLGQLWLQLPAAFGPTGLPALWRFLDGLPTGFSYGVEVRHPAFFAKGEEERRLNQGLQQRGINRVMLDSRPVHHADPANAAVRDAQRKKPQLPVHAHCTADRPIIRFIGGDQLADNLRWFTPWFSKLADWQADHPPFLFIHTPDCSDAPQQAQKIWQQLQQRLPAVGPAPDWPEQAALF, encoded by the coding sequence ATGTATATTGGACTGCCGCAGTGGCAGCACACCGCCTGGCACCGTATCGGCCTGCATACGCTGGCCGACTACAGCCGCTACTTCAACTGCGTGGAGGGGAACACCACCTTCTACGCCCTGCCGAACGCCGAAACCGTGCTGCGCTGGCGCGACATGACCCGTGACGATTTCCGCTTCTGCTTCAAGTTCCCTGCCACCATCAGCCATCAGGCCGCGCTGCGCGATTGCGATGCGCTGGTGGAGGAGTTCTTCCACTGTCTGGCACCGCTCACTGGCCGCCTCGGCCAGCTGTGGCTGCAACTGCCCGCCGCCTTCGGCCCGACCGGGCTGCCGGCGCTGTGGCGCTTTCTGGATGGCCTGCCCACTGGCTTCAGTTACGGCGTGGAGGTGCGCCACCCGGCCTTCTTCGCCAAGGGCGAGGAGGAGCGGCGGCTCAATCAGGGGTTGCAGCAACGCGGCATCAACCGCGTGATGCTCGACAGCCGTCCGGTGCACCATGCCGATCCGGCCAATGCGGCGGTGCGGGATGCCCAGCGCAAGAAACCCCAGCTGCCGGTACATGCGCACTGCACCGCCGACCGGCCGATCATCCGCTTCATCGGCGGCGACCAGCTGGCGGACAACCTGCGCTGGTTCACGCCGTGGTTTAGCAAGCTGGCCGACTGGCAGGCCGACCACCCGCCGTTCCTGTTCATCCACACCCCGGATTGTAGCGACGCCCCGCAGCAGGCGC
- a CDS encoding hydrolase gives MLTLRPTTTALVLIDLQQGILPFAGGPHTAQQVVDNSARLAARFRELGAPVFLVRVGWSADYAEALKQPVDQPAPARELPADWWEFAPALQVAESDISIIKRQWGAFYGTDLDLQLRRRGIDTLVLAGIATNIGVESTARSGWEHGYTQVIVEDACSAHNAEQHLGSVNVIFPRISRVRTTDQVLAALAE, from the coding sequence ATGCTGACACTTCGCCCTACCACCACCGCGCTGGTTCTGATTGACCTGCAACAGGGGATCCTGCCCTTCGCTGGCGGCCCCCACACTGCCCAACAGGTGGTGGACAACAGCGCCCGTCTGGCGGCGCGCTTCCGTGAGCTGGGCGCGCCGGTGTTTCTGGTGCGCGTTGGCTGGTCTGCGGACTATGCCGAGGCGCTTAAGCAGCCGGTTGACCAACCGGCCCCCGCGCGCGAGCTGCCCGCCGACTGGTGGGAGTTCGCCCCGGCGTTGCAGGTGGCGGAGAGCGACATCAGCATCATCAAGCGCCAGTGGGGTGCCTTCTATGGCACTGACCTTGACCTGCAACTGCGCCGCCGCGGCATTGATACGCTGGTGCTGGCTGGCATCGCCACCAACATTGGCGTGGAATCTACCGCCCGCAGCGGCTGGGAGCATGGCTATACTCAGGTGATTGTCGAGGATGCGTGCAGCGCCCACAATGCCGAGCAGCATCTCGGCAGCGTTAACGTCATCTTCCCGCGCATCAGCCGGGTGCGCACCACCGACCAGGTGCTGGCCGCACTGGCGGAGTAA
- a CDS encoding FmdB family zinc ribbon protein, translating into MPIYEYACQTCDHRLEKLQKVSAAPLTECPACGKPTLTKLISAAGFQLKGTGWYATDFKPGGSNTGKTAADK; encoded by the coding sequence ATGCCGATTTACGAATATGCATGCCAGACCTGTGATCACCGGTTAGAAAAGTTACAGAAGGTGTCTGCGGCACCCCTGACCGAGTGTCCGGCCTGCGGCAAACCGACATTGACCAAACTCATCTCTGCGGCCGGTTTCCAGCTCAAGGGCACCGGCTGGTATGCCACCGACTTCAAGCCGGGCGGCAGCAATACCGGCAAGACCGCCGCGGATAAGTAA